The following coding sequences lie in one Takifugu rubripes chromosome 8, fTakRub1.2, whole genome shotgun sequence genomic window:
- the LOC101075671 gene encoding calcitonin gene-related peptide type 1 receptor-like: MMTLVPLLLPLLLCSTNKLFAVESTDANHQTNLNQNQIAKNQFSCYQRITKDSHPKIKHAGLQCNMTWDGWLCWDQTAAGTTTEQSCPDYYHNFDPQAVASKVCTENGEWGRHPESNRTWTNYENCIANSTNHQTAAMTHFYLVIIGHTLSLVSLLISLTIFFYFKSLSCQRITLHKNLFLSFVLNSIVTVIWLTTVVNKQAHTHHYSAICKLLMFAHLYLLSCNYFWMLCEGIYLHTLIVVAVFAEKQHLLWYYLLGWGFPLMPTVLHSVARHSYYNDKCWVSSDTSLLYIIHGPICAALVVNLFFLLNIVRVLITKLRVTHQAESSLYMRAVRATLILIPLLGIQFVLLPYKPDDPRVFESYMYIMEILMHYQGFLVSTIFCFFNGEVQSVLRRHWNQQRMQFTGTFASADFFRSASYVASSLTEVHRCYSTESHAEHLNGGKSYSDIFRSESPFV, from the exons ATGATGACTCTGGtccccctcctgctcccgcTGCTCCTGTGTAGCACCAACAAG CTGTTTGCGGTGGAGAGTACTGATGCCAATCATCAGACCAatctgaaccagaaccagatcGCTAAGAACCAGTTCTCCTGTTACCAACGCATCACCAAAGACTCACATCCAAAAATTAAACATGCAG GTCTTCAATGCAACATGACCTGGGACGGGTGGCTCTGCTGGGACCAAACCGCTGCCGGAACCACCACAGAACAGAGCTGTCCGGACTACTACCATAACTTTGACCCTCAAG CTGTGGCGTCCAAAGTGTGCACAGAGAACGGAGAGTGGGGACGGCATCCTGAGAGCAACAGGACCTGGACCAACTACGAAAACTGCATAGCAAATTCCACCAATCACCAAACA GCGGCCATGACTCATTTCTACCTGGTGATAATTGGCCACACCCTCTCGCTCGTGTCCCTGCTCATATCTTTGACTATATTCTTCTATTTTAA GAGTCTCAGCTGTCAGAGGATAACCCTCCAcaaaaatctcttcctgtcttttgtcCTGAACTCGATCGTCACTGTGATCTGGCTAACGACCGTAGTcaacaaacaagcacacacCCACCACTATTCT GCTATCTGTAAGCTGCTGATGTTCGCCCACCTGTACCTGCTGAGCTGTAATTACTTCTGGATGCTCTGTGAGGGAATCTACCTGCACACTCTGATCGTTGTGGCCGTGTTTGCAGAGAAACAGCATCTGTTGTGGTATTACCTGCTCGGCTGGG GATTTCCTCTCATGCCCACGGTGCTTCATTCGGTAGCTCGACACAGCTACTACAACGACAA GTGTTGGGTCAGCTCGGACACGTCGCTGCTCTACATCATCCATGGACCCATCTGTGCTGCGCTGGTG GTAAATCTCTTCTTTCTGCTCAACATCGTCCGGGTCCTGATCACCAAACTGAGGGTGACCCACCAGGCCGAGTCCAGCCTGTACATGCGGGCCGTCAGAGccaccctcatcctcatccctctGCTGGGGATCCAGTTCGTCCTGCTGCCGTACAAACCCGACGACCCGCGCGTCTTCGAGAGCTACATGTACATCATGGAGATCCTGATGCACTACCAG ggttTTCTGGTGTCCACCATATTCTGCTTCTTTAACGGGGAG GTCCAGAGCGTCCTAAGGAGACACTGGAACCAGCAGCGGATGCAGTTCACCGGGACCTTCGCCAGCGCCGACTTTTTCCGCTCGGCGTCCTACGTGGCGTCGTCGCTGACCGAGGTTCATCGCTGCTACAGCACCGAGAGCCACGCGGAACACCTGAACGGCGGCAAGAGCTACTCCGACATTTTCAGATCCGAGAGCCCGTTTGTCTGA